A single genomic interval of Novosphingobium ginsenosidimutans harbors:
- a CDS encoding NAD(P)/FAD-dependent oxidoreductase: MSEFDAIVLGAGAAGLFCAATAGQRGKRVLLLDHNDEVGRKILISGGGRCNFTNVHTAPDRYLSANPHFAKSALARYTPADFIKLVDSYGIAWHEKTLGQLFCDGSARQIVAMLLEECERGGVTVRLGSETGMAEHRDGQFHVAGASAPALVIATGGPSIPKLGATTLAYELARQFGLKVVQPRPALVPLTLSGEDALFTELTGVATDVVARCGKAAFREAALFTHRGLSGPAILQVSSYWQRGEDVRIDYLPDQPPGWLLEAKRSQPRSALRKVLPLPERLATTLAWRLGVAGELGNQSDKVLRAAEAQLHDWHFAPNGSEGYAKAEVTAGGISTAELSSQTMEAKMVPGLYAIGEAVDVTGWLGGYNFQWAWASAHAAGSAF, translated from the coding sequence TTGAGCGAATTCGACGCCATCGTTCTGGGCGCTGGCGCGGCCGGGCTGTTCTGCGCCGCTACCGCCGGGCAGCGCGGCAAGCGGGTGCTGCTGCTCGATCACAATGATGAAGTTGGCCGCAAGATCCTGATCTCGGGCGGCGGGCGCTGCAACTTCACGAATGTCCACACCGCGCCCGATCGCTACCTCTCGGCCAACCCGCATTTCGCCAAGTCGGCCCTGGCCCGCTACACCCCGGCGGACTTCATCAAGCTGGTCGATAGCTATGGCATTGCCTGGCACGAAAAGACGCTGGGGCAACTGTTCTGCGATGGCTCGGCAAGGCAGATCGTTGCCATGCTGCTGGAGGAGTGCGAGCGCGGCGGTGTCACGGTCCGGCTTGGCAGCGAAACCGGCATGGCCGAGCATCGTGACGGGCAGTTCCATGTTGCGGGTGCCAGTGCACCGGCACTGGTGATCGCCACTGGCGGCCCTTCGATCCCCAAGCTAGGCGCAACCACCCTCGCCTATGAGCTGGCCCGCCAGTTCGGTCTCAAGGTCGTCCAGCCGCGCCCGGCGCTCGTGCCGCTCACGCTGAGCGGCGAGGATGCGCTGTTTACCGAGCTGACGGGCGTCGCGACCGACGTGGTGGCGCGCTGCGGCAAGGCCGCGTTCCGCGAGGCAGCGCTGTTTACCCATCGCGGCCTCAGCGGTCCGGCCATCCTGCAGGTCAGCTCCTACTGGCAGCGCGGCGAGGACGTGCGGATCGATTACCTGCCCGACCAACCGCCAGGCTGGTTGCTGGAGGCCAAGCGCAGCCAACCGCGCAGCGCATTGCGCAAGGTTCTGCCGCTGCCTGAGCGGCTGGCGACGACCCTGGCCTGGCGGCTTGGTGTGGCGGGCGAGCTTGGCAACCAGTCCGATAAGGTGCTGCGCGCGGCCGAAGCGCAGCTGCATGACTGGCACTTCGCGCCCAACGGCAGCGAGGGCTATGCCAAGGCCGAGGTCACCGCCGGCGGGATAAGCACGGCGGAGCTTTCCAGCCAGACCATGGAAGCCAAGATGGTCCCCGGTCTCTACGCCATCGGCGAGGCGGTCGACGTGACCGGCTGGCTCGGCGGCTACAATTTTCAGTGGGCCTGGGCCAGCGCCCACGCCGCGGGATCGGCGTTTTAG
- a CDS encoding cold-shock protein — MTTGTVKFFNTDKGFGFIAPDGGGTDSFVHITAVQAAGMSTLDKDQRINFDLETDQRGRTSAVNLSAA; from the coding sequence ATGACTACTGGAACCGTAAAATTCTTCAATACCGACAAGGGCTTCGGCTTTATTGCGCCTGATGGCGGCGGCACGGACAGCTTTGTCCACATCACTGCCGTTCAGGCTGCTGGCATGTCGACCCTCGACAAGGATCAGCGCATCAATTTCGATCTGGAAACCGATCAGCGCGGCCGCACTTCGGCCGTGAACCTTTCGGCGGCCTGA
- a CDS encoding acyl-CoA thioesterase, which translates to MSNRFTLTFTAKPQHIDELGHVNNAVWVDWIQQIATAHWSAVAAPEHQATYIWVVTRHEIDYRGNVGLGETVTAETFIPAPPTGARFDRRVDFRGPDGKVIVSARTTWAMLDKASGRLARVRDEITAPFRPFSEEA; encoded by the coding sequence GTGAGCAACCGCTTCACCCTGACCTTTACGGCCAAGCCGCAGCACATCGATGAGCTGGGCCATGTCAACAACGCGGTGTGGGTGGACTGGATCCAGCAGATCGCCACGGCGCACTGGTCAGCCGTGGCTGCGCCCGAGCACCAGGCGACCTATATCTGGGTCGTGACCCGGCACGAGATCGACTATCGCGGCAATGTCGGCCTGGGGGAAACGGTGACGGCGGAAACCTTCATCCCCGCGCCGCCGACCGGTGCGCGGTTTGATCGCCGGGTCGATTTCCGGGGGCCCGACGGCAAGGTGATCGTCTCGGCCCGGACGACCTGGGCAATGCTAGACAAGGCCAGCGGCCGACTGGCGCGGGTGCGTGATGAGATCACCGCGCCGTTCCGGCCGTTCAGCGAAGAGGCTTAG
- a CDS encoding cupin domain-containing protein, translated as MAGWSLEQQPIHLGLGATAVPQPHFTGMAWYEDYVARHAADGAEGRLVSLYTFHESWDSWEMHPVGAEVVLCLSGSMTLHQEHPDGQATSVTITAGSYAINPPGTWHTADIEGEATALFITAGLGTEHRPR; from the coding sequence ATGGCGGGCTGGTCGCTTGAGCAGCAGCCGATCCATCTCGGGCTCGGCGCAACTGCGGTGCCGCAGCCGCACTTTACCGGCATGGCCTGGTATGAAGACTATGTCGCCCGCCACGCTGCCGATGGCGCGGAAGGGCGGCTGGTCTCGCTTTACACTTTCCACGAGTCCTGGGATTCGTGGGAGATGCACCCGGTCGGCGCCGAAGTGGTGCTGTGCCTGTCAGGCAGCATGACGCTGCATCAGGAGCACCCCGACGGACAGGCGACCAGTGTGACAATCACGGCCGGATCCTATGCGATCAACCCGCCCGGCACCTGGCACACTGCTGATATCGAAGGTGAGGCGACGGCTTTGTTCATCACCGCCGGGCTCGGCACCGAGCATCGGCCGCGCTGA
- the infA gene encoding translation initiation factor IF-1, translating to MAKEELMTLDGQIDDILPDGRFGVLLENGHHIVAYTSGKMRKFRIRSVVGDRVKVEMTAYDLSKGRIVFRDRGPGFTTGAPPRRQQRR from the coding sequence ATGGCCAAAGAGGAGTTAATGACCCTCGACGGCCAGATCGATGATATCCTCCCCGACGGCCGGTTCGGTGTGTTGCTCGAAAACGGACACCACATCGTTGCCTATACTTCCGGCAAGATGCGTAAATTCCGCATCCGCTCGGTCGTCGGGGATCGGGTCAAGGTCGAAATGACGGCCTACGATCTCAGCAAGGGCCGGATCGTGTTTCGCGATCGCGGCCCGGGCTTCACCACCGGGGCACCGCCGCGGCGTCAACAGCGCCGCTAG
- the ald gene encoding alanine dehydrogenase, with translation MRVGTVKEIKNHEYRVGLTPESVRELVSHGHEVWVESGAGLGIGAEDAAYSAAGASIKPDAKTVFDGCEMIVKVKEPQAGERAMLREGQILYTYLHLAPDPEQTADLVKSGVTAIAYETVTGPGGTLPLLKPMSQVAGRMSIQAGATALQKAHGGRGVLLGGVPGVLPGKVLVIGGGVVGFHAAQMAVGMGADVTILDRDPEVLERLDNHFEGRAKTRFSNLAVVQQMVQEAELVIGAVLVPGAAAPKLVTREMLKTMKPGAVLVDVAIDQGGCFETSHATTHADPTYVVDGIVHYCVANMPGAVARTSTYALNNVTLPHALRIADLGWQAALKANPHLANGLNVHAGKVTYEAVATELGYAYTPVADVLG, from the coding sequence ATGCGCGTCGGCACCGTCAAGGAAATCAAGAACCACGAATACCGCGTCGGCCTGACCCCGGAATCGGTCCGCGAGCTGGTGAGCCATGGTCATGAGGTCTGGGTGGAGAGCGGCGCGGGCCTTGGGATCGGTGCCGAGGATGCGGCCTATTCCGCCGCTGGCGCGAGCATCAAGCCCGACGCGAAGACCGTGTTCGATGGCTGCGAGATGATCGTGAAGGTCAAGGAACCGCAAGCCGGGGAGCGCGCCATGCTGCGCGAAGGGCAGATCCTCTACACCTACCTCCACCTTGCGCCCGATCCGGAACAGACCGCCGATCTGGTCAAGTCCGGCGTCACCGCAATCGCCTATGAAACCGTGACCGGCCCGGGCGGCACCCTTCCGCTGCTGAAACCGATGAGCCAGGTGGCGGGGCGCATGTCGATCCAGGCCGGGGCAACCGCGCTGCAGAAGGCGCATGGCGGGCGCGGGGTGCTGCTGGGCGGCGTGCCGGGCGTGCTGCCCGGCAAGGTCCTGGTGATCGGAGGTGGCGTGGTCGGCTTCCACGCCGCGCAGATGGCCGTAGGGATGGGCGCCGACGTGACCATCCTTGACCGCGATCCCGAAGTGCTCGAGCGGCTCGACAACCATTTCGAAGGCCGCGCCAAGACCCGTTTTTCTAACCTCGCCGTGGTCCAGCAGATGGTCCAGGAAGCCGAACTGGTGATCGGCGCCGTGCTGGTCCCTGGCGCCGCCGCGCCCAAGCTGGTCACGCGCGAAATGCTGAAGACGATGAAGCCCGGCGCCGTGCTGGTCGACGTCGCGATTGACCAGGGCGGCTGCTTCGAGACCAGCCACGCCACCACCCATGCCGATCCGACCTATGTGGTCGATGGCATCGTCCACTACTGCGTCGCCAACATGCCCGGCGCGGTCGCCCGGACCAGCACCTATGCGCTCAACAACGTGACCCTGCCGCACGCGCTGCGGATCGCCGATTTGGGCTGGCAGGCGGCGTTGAAGGCCAATCCGCACCTCGCCAACGGTCTCAACGTCCATGCCGGCAAGGTCACCTACGAAGCGGTCGCGACCGAGCTGGGCTATGCCTATACCCCGGTTGCAGACGTGCTGGGCTAA
- a CDS encoding MBL fold metallo-hydrolase gives MEQAPLSWQIGAVKVTRIVETILPVEAGPDNSFLPQATAAELRKLPWLYPHFVSAEDKMLLSIHALLVEAPGLRLVVDTCIGNDKPRALLGGRGLATPFLERMAEAGWSRDSVDAVVCTHLHVDHVGWNTMREGDAWVPTFPKARYLFGRIEFDHWNAFEEDNQRQIMADSIQPILDAGLAELVELDHRISDEVQLIPTTGHTPGHVSIGIESEGQRAVITGDMTHHPCQLAHPDWSPLFDSDPGAAAQTRARLFGEWADAQLLVIGTHYAGPTAGHVRREGDVFRFEV, from the coding sequence ATGGAACAGGCACCGCTCAGCTGGCAGATCGGCGCAGTCAAGGTGACCCGGATCGTCGAGACGATCCTGCCGGTCGAAGCCGGACCCGACAATTCCTTTCTGCCCCAGGCGACCGCCGCCGAACTGCGCAAACTGCCCTGGCTCTATCCGCACTTCGTCAGCGCCGAGGACAAGATGCTGCTGTCGATCCATGCCCTCTTGGTCGAGGCACCGGGGCTGCGGTTGGTGGTCGATACCTGCATCGGCAACGACAAGCCGCGCGCACTGCTTGGCGGCCGCGGGCTGGCGACACCGTTCCTTGAGCGGATGGCCGAGGCTGGCTGGAGCCGCGACAGTGTCGATGCCGTCGTCTGCACGCACCTCCACGTCGATCATGTCGGCTGGAATACGATGCGTGAGGGCGATGCCTGGGTGCCGACTTTCCCCAAGGCGCGCTACCTGTTTGGCCGGATCGAGTTCGACCACTGGAACGCCTTCGAGGAAGACAACCAGCGCCAAATCATGGCCGATTCGATCCAGCCGATCCTCGATGCCGGACTGGCCGAACTGGTTGAGCTCGATCACCGCATTTCGGACGAGGTGCAGCTGATTCCCACTACCGGCCACACCCCGGGGCACGTCAGCATCGGGATCGAATCCGAAGGGCAGCGCGCGGTCATCACCGGCGATATGACGCACCATCCCTGCCAACTGGCCCATCCCGACTGGTCCCCGCTGTTCGACAGCGACCCTGGTGCCGCCGCGCAGACCCGGGCGCGGCTGTTCGGCGAATGGGCCGATGCGCAGCTGCTGGTGATCGGCACCCATTACGCTGGGCCAACCGCCGGCCACGTGCGGCGTGAGGGTGATGTGTTCCGGTTCGAGGTCTAA
- a CDS encoding S9 family peptidase: protein MSLTTPPKAAKKPHSVTHHGITVTDDYAWLRDPGYPEVKDAEVLAHLQAENAWFEARMAGQQGRIDALFKEMRARIKEADKSVPQKDGDYLYWIEFEEGAEYKKWWRRPVAGGPDELILDEVALAEGHEYFRLGAIAVSNDGKLLAWSVDDNGSERFTARIKVIATGEVLPDEIPGTLSSLIWVGQDKGLVYSLANEQWRTDNARLHWLGQPISSDVELYHEDDEGFRVGCSLSANEEWLIIGTSDHETSEVRLVPAADPLATPLLVKPRQTGVEYDVDLRGEALFIHANDTHENFRLATALLSAPGEWTTLIEGTDHFYLTGFDLFRDFYVTEGRVRGLDRIEVRYYDDPARVEPIAFPEASFSAGLGDNPEWAVTTLRLSYESMVSPASVLDYDVAGRKLTTLKVQEIPSGYDASLYATERLEIDARDGTKIPVSVVYRKDRAAGGPLHLYGYGAYGISIDPGFSTTRLSLVDRGFAYAIAHIRGGDDLGRAWYKAGKLERRTNTFNDFVDVAKGLIERGFTQAGRISISGGSAGGELMGAVINSDPELWGAVVAHVPFVDVLATMLDPTLPLTPGEWPEWGNPIEDKAAFELIRSYSPYDQVKAQAYPPLLVTAGLNDPRVTYWEPAKWVAKLRELKTDGNELLLKTNMGAGHGGKSGRFESLKETAEEFAFILWQLGVTE, encoded by the coding sequence ATGAGTCTGACCACACCCCCCAAAGCCGCCAAGAAGCCCCACAGCGTTACCCATCACGGGATTACCGTGACCGATGACTATGCCTGGCTGCGCGATCCCGGCTATCCTGAGGTCAAGGATGCCGAAGTCCTGGCCCACCTGCAGGCCGAGAACGCCTGGTTCGAAGCGCGGATGGCGGGCCAGCAAGGCCGGATCGATGCGCTGTTCAAGGAAATGCGGGCGCGGATCAAGGAGGCTGACAAGTCGGTCCCGCAGAAGGACGGCGATTATCTCTACTGGATTGAGTTTGAGGAAGGGGCTGAATACAAAAAGTGGTGGCGCCGGCCGGTCGCCGGCGGGCCGGACGAGCTGATCCTTGACGAGGTGGCGCTGGCCGAGGGTCATGAATACTTCCGGCTTGGCGCGATTGCCGTATCGAACGATGGCAAGCTGCTGGCCTGGTCGGTTGATGACAACGGCTCGGAGCGGTTCACCGCCCGGATCAAAGTGATCGCCACCGGGGAAGTCCTGCCCGACGAGATCCCGGGCACGCTCTCCAGTCTGATCTGGGTCGGCCAGGACAAGGGCCTGGTCTACAGCCTCGCCAACGAGCAGTGGCGGACCGACAATGCCCGGCTGCACTGGCTGGGCCAGCCGATCTCAAGTGACGTTGAGCTTTACCACGAGGACGACGAGGGTTTCCGCGTCGGTTGCTCGCTTTCGGCCAACGAGGAATGGTTGATCATCGGCACATCGGACCATGAAACCAGCGAGGTCCGGCTGGTCCCGGCGGCCGATCCGCTGGCCACACCGTTGCTCGTTAAGCCGCGTCAGACGGGGGTGGAGTACGATGTCGACCTGCGCGGTGAGGCGCTGTTCATCCACGCCAACGACACGCATGAGAACTTCCGTCTCGCGACTGCCCTGCTCAGCGCGCCGGGCGAATGGACCACGCTGATCGAGGGGACCGACCACTTCTACCTGACGGGGTTCGACCTGTTCCGCGATTTTTACGTCACCGAAGGCCGGGTCCGTGGGCTCGACCGGATCGAGGTGCGCTATTACGACGATCCGGCACGGGTCGAGCCGATCGCGTTCCCCGAGGCGAGCTTCTCGGCCGGCCTGGGTGACAATCCCGAATGGGCGGTGACCACGCTGCGGCTGTCCTATGAGAGCATGGTCAGCCCTGCCTCGGTGCTGGATTACGATGTCGCCGGCCGCAAGCTCACCACGCTCAAGGTCCAGGAAATCCCCTCGGGCTATGACGCTTCACTCTATGCGACCGAGCGGCTAGAGATTGACGCGCGTGATGGCACAAAGATCCCGGTCTCGGTGGTCTATCGCAAGGATCGCGCGGCGGGCGGCCCGCTCCATCTCTATGGCTATGGTGCCTATGGCATCTCGATTGACCCGGGCTTTTCGACCACGCGGCTAAGCCTAGTGGACCGCGGCTTTGCCTATGCCATCGCCCATATCCGCGGCGGCGATGACCTGGGCCGGGCCTGGTACAAGGCCGGCAAGCTGGAGCGGCGGACCAACACTTTCAACGACTTTGTCGATGTCGCCAAGGGGCTGATCGAACGCGGTTTCACCCAGGCTGGCAGGATCAGCATTTCCGGCGGTTCGGCTGGGGGTGAGCTGATGGGGGCGGTGATCAATTCCGATCCTGAGCTGTGGGGCGCGGTCGTGGCCCACGTGCCGTTTGTCGATGTGCTGGCGACCATGCTCGATCCCACCCTGCCGCTGACACCAGGGGAATGGCCCGAATGGGGCAACCCGATCGAAGACAAGGCAGCCTTCGAGCTGATCCGCAGCTACTCGCCTTACGATCAGGTCAAGGCCCAGGCCTATCCACCACTGCTGGTTACAGCCGGCCTCAATGATCCGCGCGTGACCTATTGGGAGCCGGCCAAATGGGTTGCGAAGCTGCGTGAGCTCAAGACCGACGGCAACGAGCTGCTGCTCAAGACCAACATGGGCGCGGGCCACGGCGGCAAGTCGGGCCGATTCGAGAGCCTGAAGGAAACCGCCGAGGAGTTCGCCTTTATCCTGTGGCAGCTGGGGGTGACGGAGTGA
- a CDS encoding aminopeptidase P family protein yields the protein MLMNTHEARLEALRKELRARGLDGFVVPISDEHMSEYVGGYAQRLAWLTGFGGSAGTAVVLADRAAIFVDGRYTIQVRDQVDERLFEYRSVPAEPIPAWLAEHAPAGAKIGFDPWLHGKPWVDACVKALADKDASMVPVESNPVDAVWADRPAPSAAPALVHPTELAGQSSEAKRSQVAEWLAAKGLDAAVISALDSVAWLLNIRGADVDRTPVALSFVIAHADGTAELFIAEDKVTPELRAHLGNAVTIAPYSAFAAGLGKLAGKKVAVDPERSVHAVYAALDAAGAKAVDLLDPTILPKAQKNPVEQQGQRAAQARDGAAIARFLHWLSVEAPKGAQTELSAAAQLRAYREETGLLRDLSFDTISAAGPHAAIPHYRVDEESNLPIEPNSVYLVDSGGQYADGTTDITRTVWVGPGEPRAEHKDRFTRVLKGHIALDRAVFPKGTVGAQLDTLARQFLWAAGVDYAHGTGHGVGSFLSVHEGPQRIAKAQGGQAGTGQELLPGMILSNEPGYYKGGDFGIRIENLVLVEPRAIDGAEGEYFGFETLTFAPVDRTLVDQTLLTRDEVAWWNAYHAKVEAILAPQLSGEALGWLKAACSPL from the coding sequence ATGCTGATGAACACCCATGAAGCCCGTTTGGAAGCGCTGCGCAAGGAACTGAGGGCACGCGGCCTTGATGGCTTTGTTGTGCCGATTTCCGACGAGCACATGAGCGAATATGTCGGCGGCTATGCCCAGCGGCTGGCCTGGCTAACCGGGTTCGGCGGTTCGGCCGGCACGGCCGTTGTTTTGGCCGATCGCGCAGCGATCTTCGTCGATGGCCGCTACACGATCCAGGTCCGCGATCAGGTGGACGAGCGGCTGTTCGAATATCGCTCTGTCCCGGCCGAACCGATCCCGGCCTGGCTGGCTGAACACGCCCCTGCTGGCGCGAAGATCGGGTTCGATCCGTGGCTGCACGGGAAGCCCTGGGTCGATGCCTGCGTGAAAGCGCTGGCCGACAAGGACGCCAGCATGGTCCCGGTCGAAAGCAACCCGGTCGATGCCGTGTGGGCCGATCGCCCAGCGCCTTCGGCTGCCCCGGCGCTGGTCCACCCGACCGAGCTGGCCGGCCAATCGAGCGAGGCCAAGCGTAGCCAGGTCGCCGAATGGCTCGCCGCCAAGGGTCTTGATGCCGCGGTGATCTCGGCGCTCGACAGCGTGGCCTGGCTGCTCAACATCCGCGGCGCCGATGTGGACCGCACGCCAGTCGCGCTGTCCTTCGTGATCGCCCACGCCGATGGCACGGCCGAGCTGTTCATCGCCGAAGACAAGGTTACGCCCGAACTGCGCGCACACCTCGGCAATGCGGTGACCATCGCGCCGTACAGCGCCTTTGCGGCGGGCCTTGGCAAGCTGGCCGGCAAGAAGGTTGCGGTCGATCCCGAGCGTTCGGTCCACGCCGTCTATGCCGCGCTGGATGCCGCCGGGGCAAAGGCGGTTGACCTGCTTGACCCGACCATCCTGCCCAAGGCGCAGAAAAACCCGGTCGAGCAGCAGGGCCAGCGCGCAGCCCAGGCCCGCGACGGCGCCGCGATTGCGCGGTTCCTGCACTGGCTTTCGGTCGAGGCACCCAAGGGCGCGCAGACCGAGCTTTCCGCCGCCGCTCAGCTGCGCGCCTATCGCGAGGAAACCGGGCTGCTGCGCGACCTGTCGTTTGACACGATCTCCGCCGCCGGGCCGCACGCCGCGATCCCGCATTACCGGGTCGACGAGGAATCGAACCTCCCGATCGAACCCAACTCGGTCTACCTGGTCGATTCCGGCGGGCAATATGCCGATGGCACGACCGACATCACCCGCACCGTCTGGGTTGGCCCGGGCGAACCGCGCGCCGAGCACAAGGACCGCTTCACCCGCGTGCTCAAGGGCCACATCGCGCTGGACCGCGCGGTCTTCCCCAAGGGCACGGTCGGCGCGCAGCTTGATACGCTGGCGCGGCAGTTCCTGTGGGCAGCCGGGGTCGACTATGCCCACGGCACCGGCCACGGCGTTGGCAGCTTCCTCTCGGTCCACGAGGGACCCCAGCGGATTGCCAAGGCCCAGGGCGGGCAGGCCGGGACCGGGCAGGAGCTGCTCCCTGGCATGATCCTTTCGAACGAGCCGGGCTATTACAAGGGCGGCGATTTCGGCATCCGGATCGAGAACCTCGTGCTGGTCGAACCGCGCGCCATCGACGGGGCCGAGGGGGAGTACTTCGGCTTCGAGACGCTGACCTTCGCCCCGGTCGACCGGACCTTAGTCGACCAGACCCTGCTGACCCGCGACGAAGTGGCCTGGTGGAACGCCTATCACGCCAAGGTCGAGGCGATCCTTGCGCCGCAGCTTTCGGGCGAAGCGCTAGGCTGGTTGAAGGCCGCCTGCAGCCCCTTGTAA
- a CDS encoding VOC family protein, with amino-acid sequence MIGYVTLGTNDLPRAAKFYDALAAEMNTPRMMEFESFIAWGIPDGPCGIAVTKPYDGQAATVGNGVMVALEAKDKEQVDRLYAIAMANGGTDEGAPGPRGEGFYAGYFRDPDGNKLNAFVMG; translated from the coding sequence ATGATCGGTTACGTTACCCTGGGCACCAATGACCTGCCCCGCGCCGCCAAGTTCTATGATGCGCTGGCTGCCGAAATGAACACGCCGCGAATGATGGAATTCGAAAGCTTCATCGCCTGGGGCATCCCGGATGGCCCCTGCGGGATCGCCGTGACCAAGCCTTATGACGGCCAGGCCGCAACGGTCGGCAACGGCGTGATGGTGGCGCTCGAGGCGAAGGATAAGGAGCAGGTTGACCGGCTTTATGCCATCGCCATGGCCAATGGCGGGACCGATGAAGGGGCGCCTGGCCCGCGCGGCGAAGGGTTCTATGCCGGTTACTTCCGTGATCCGGACGGGAACAAGCTCAACGCCTTTGTGATGGGTTGA
- a CDS encoding NAD(P)/FAD-dependent oxidoreductase, which translates to MIRLTDLALPLDHEAPALEAAVLAKLGIAQEELVRFSVFRRGNDARKKTAIKLIYTIDAVVREEAKVLERHHGDPHVKLAPDLSYKFPVMAPEGWSGPRPVVIGAGPCGLMAALILAEMGLKPIIIERGKAVRERTKDTWGLWRRAVLETESNAQFGEGGAGTFSDGKLYSRIKDPRHLGRKVLTEFVKAGAPEDILTEAHPHVGTFRLVTMVMSIRETIEKLGGEYRFGTRVEDFAVEDGQLKGLTLSTGEFLPAEHVILAVGHSARDTFFKLHERGVYVEAKPFAIGVRIEHPQSWIDKARFGPNAGNPILGAAAYAISHQASNGRAVYSFCMCPGGRVVAATSEEGRVVTNGMSQYSRAEFNANSGLVVDINPERDFPGDPLAGVRLQRQLEEQAFVAGGSNYHAPGQRVEDLLAGRPSTGFGVVEPSYKPGVKPTDLAEVLPDFVITALREALPVFGRQVPGYDHPDAVMTGVETRTSSPIRIRRGADFQSINTVGLYPAGEGAGYAGGILSAAVDGIKVAEALAAKLVAAG; encoded by the coding sequence ATGATCCGCCTGACCGACCTGGCCTTGCCGCTTGACCATGAAGCCCCCGCGCTGGAAGCGGCGGTGCTGGCCAAGCTTGGCATTGCGCAAGAGGAACTGGTCCGCTTCAGCGTGTTCCGGCGCGGTAACGATGCCCGCAAGAAGACCGCGATCAAGCTGATCTACACGATCGATGCCGTGGTTCGTGAAGAAGCCAAGGTGCTGGAACGGCACCACGGCGATCCGCATGTGAAGCTGGCGCCGGACCTGTCCTACAAGTTCCCGGTCATGGCGCCCGAGGGGTGGAGCGGCCCGCGCCCGGTCGTGATTGGCGCTGGCCCCTGCGGGCTGATGGCGGCGCTGATCCTGGCGGAGATGGGCCTCAAACCGATCATCATCGAACGCGGCAAGGCCGTGCGTGAGCGGACCAAGGACACCTGGGGGCTGTGGCGCCGGGCTGTTCTGGAAACCGAATCCAATGCCCAGTTCGGCGAAGGCGGGGCGGGCACTTTCTCGGACGGCAAGCTCTATTCGCGGATCAAGGACCCGCGCCACCTGGGACGCAAGGTGCTGACCGAATTCGTCAAGGCCGGGGCGCCCGAGGACATCCTGACCGAGGCCCACCCCCACGTCGGCACCTTCCGGCTAGTCACCATGGTTATGTCGATCCGCGAGACGATCGAGAAGCTGGGCGGCGAATACCGCTTTGGCACGCGGGTCGAGGATTTCGCGGTCGAGGACGGGCAGCTCAAAGGCCTGACCCTCTCGACCGGGGAGTTCCTGCCGGCTGAGCATGTCATCCTCGCGGTCGGCCATTCAGCCCGCGACACCTTCTTCAAGCTTCACGAGCGCGGGGTCTATGTTGAGGCCAAGCCCTTCGCGATTGGCGTGCGGATCGAACACCCGCAAAGCTGGATCGACAAGGCGCGCTTTGGCCCCAATGCCGGCAACCCGATCCTTGGGGCAGCGGCCTATGCGATCTCGCACCAGGCCAGCAATGGCCGCGCGGTCTATTCGTTCTGCATGTGCCCAGGCGGCCGCGTGGTCGCGGCGACCAGCGAGGAAGGCCGGGTCGTCACCAACGGGATGAGCCAGTACTCGCGCGCCGAGTTCAACGCCAATTCAGGGCTGGTGGTCGACATCAATCCCGAGCGTGACTTCCCCGGCGATCCACTGGCCGGAGTGCGGCTCCAGCGGCAGCTGGAAGAGCAGGCTTTTGTTGCGGGCGGGTCCAATTACCATGCGCCGGGACAGCGGGTCGAAGACCTGCTCGCAGGGCGGCCGTCGACCGGGTTCGGCGTGGTTGAGCCGAGCTACAAGCCGGGCGTCAAGCCGACTGATCTGGCCGAAGTCCTGCCCGATTTCGTGATTACTGCGCTGCGCGAAGCCCTCCCTGTATTTGGCCGGCAAGTACCGGGCTACGACCATCCCGACGCGGTAATGACCGGGGTCGAAACCCGCACCTCCAGCCCGATCCGGATCCGCCGGGGCGCGGACTTCCAGTCGATCAACACCGTGGGGCTTTACCCGGCTGGCGAAGGCGCGGGCTATGCCGGGGGCATCCTTTCGGCCGCGGTTGACGGGATCAAGGTGGCCGAGGCGCTGGCGGCCAAGCTGGTCGCCGCGGGTTGA